TGCGATCGATTCATAGCCTTCCGCCAACAAATGCGTGATATTCCCGGCAATCCGTTGATGCAATTGTTCACGCGAATACACCTCGGTTACACGAGGCTTCTCCCCCTTGCGGTTGAACGGTATGATATGCTCGCCCCCAGCTACCATCCCCCGCGTAAACTCCACAATTTCCTGTGTGGAGCGATAGCTGCGTGTCAGGGAAATCATCTCGGTTTGTTCTGCTCCATACAGATCATACAATGGCTCTGCATCCTGAAGCACCGAGGCATGGGCATAGATCGCCTGATTAAAATCGCCCAGTGCCGTCATTTTCGCCTGTGGAAACAAACGTTTGAAAAAGGCCAGCTGGAAGGGGGAATAGTCCTGTGCCTCATCAATAAACACGTGACGGATGTTGCTATTGGAACGGAAACCAAGCATCAGCTCGCGCAGGTATAAAAAGGGCGTTACATCCTCATACGCCAGTTCCCCGGCCTGAATACGCTCCAGCGTTTGCCGACTAATTTCACTCCAGCTGTCAGGCAGCTCCGCATGATCCGCCAATTGGCTGAGCAGCGACTCATTCACAAACAGCTCACCGTATAAACGGGTGGTGTCCACAAAGCGAAGCGCCTTGATCCATTTGCGCAAGGGCTTCAAGCGGTCACTAACCACCATGCGCGCCAATATTTCCCGCTCACGTGTAAAATCGTCGAACGTATCGCCCTTGTTCTTCGATTTACGGCGCATACGATTATATGCACGCTGATAATCCTCCGGCTCCATCACATCCATCTGCTGGTCCACCCATGGTGCGGAGCATTCCTCCTTACCGAAGCGGGCCAACTCCTTGAGCATCCAATCTCTTAGCAGCTCCAGTCGGTTCGCCAGCCGTACAGCAGGATCAAACTCATAAAACTTGCGGGCCATTTGCTCTACTGAAATCACCTCGCGCCCCTGGAAGCGAACGGGTTTAAAATGCATGCCTTCCTGTTCCAAATATGCCTTGTATCGCGTGATCACACGTAAAAACGTCTTGGACGACTTAAAGCGAATGCCTTCCATTCTCGCTTCGTACCCAGGCTGTGACGATGCTGAAAGCACATATTCCAGCTGCACAAAAGGATCTTCCAGCTGAAACTCCCGACCCAAACGCCGCTCCAAGTATTCCTGAAAAGTAGCCTGCAGCATATTTTCCTCACCCAGTTCAGGCAATACCGTCGAAACATAGCTGTTAAACATCGGGTTAGGTGAAAATAGCACGACCTGATCCGCTCGCAAATGATCACGATACTTATACAGCAAATACGCCACTCTCTGAAGCGCAGCGGATGTTTTACCGCTTCCTGCTGCTCCCTGTACGATGAGCATTCGGCTTCGATCATTACGGATGATGCGATTCTGCTCCTTTTGGATGGTAGCAACAATACTCTTCATTTGGGCATCCGAGCTGCGGCTCAACACCGCCTGAAGGAGCTCGTCTCCAATCGTTACACCTGTATCGAACATAAAACGAATCTGTCCGTCTCGGATCGAGAATTGGCGCTTGAGCGTCAGTTCTCCTTCCATCTCACCTGCCGGAGTCTTATAAGAAGCGGGACCTGGCATATGATCGTAATAGAGATTAGAAATGGGCGCACGCCAGTCATAGATCAGAAATTCCTCGTCCTGATGATCCAGCAGAGAAGCAATCCCTAGATAAACACGTTCCGCCGCCTGACCTTGCTCAGCAAAATCAATACGCGCAAAATAGGGTGATTCAAGCAGCTTTTTCAACCGGCCTAACGCCTCAGTGGAATGCTTGTGTCTGCGCTCCCGTTCGGACAAAATCTCAGACTGCTGACGCAAGCTGGTGGACGTCTCGCCCACATCATCCGCCTCACTAAAATTGATCGTTACCTCATCCCAAAAATCCTTCCGCATATCTACGACATCTCCGCGCACAGAGCCAACCTCGGTCTCCAGCTTCCGAATACGTCCGCTGATGACTGCGGTCACATCTTCTACTCTTCGTTGCTCCTCATTCCATTGCTGCTCATTCCATTGCTGATCAGTAGCCATTGGCGTCACTCCTGTTCCGTTTCCTCCTGCTCCACGCAGGGCTCCCTTGCGTCAAACTATGCACTATTATGGACCCGGGCATACATTCGGCATCCCTCTGACCCGAGAAAATTGACTAATACTTTGAAGTATGCTATACTGCCATGAGAAGTGTAGTATCAATTTACAATTATGTTTTCATCCTAAAACATAGCATTCTCTATTGTAGCAAGTTCAGTCCCTGTTCGCAACCAGCGGGCTTTTTTTGTATTCTTTTTATAGACATCTATAAGTTCGTGTAACCTCTTCTTCGATACCTGAATTCATTACATAAAAAGCGACCGTTCATCTGATCGATGCATACGGTCGCTTTTGCTTTTGGATGAATCACTATCTGCTCTCTTCCACAGGATGAATATGATCGGCCAGTCTGCTTAACCGCTCCAGCTGGTGACCATAGTCGTACATGGCCGCAGCCACAATGGAGAGACGCAGCATACCCTCCTGGCAATGGTCAAAACGCGTAATCGCATGCTTCATAAATTCACTGTTCGCCTGCTGGAACATCTCACTCTCGTCCTCGTTCGGTTTGAGCTTGTTTTCAAATTTCAGCAGCGCATGCTCATGAAACCGGATTAGCTGCTCCAGGTGACCATCAAAAAACGCATCCGTACCCTCTGGTCGTAAAGACTGAAAATAATGCCTTTCCACCGCATCCAGCACTTCGTACCCTTTGTGCAAGCTTTCGAGCATTTGCTTGTATACTACCATCTGTCTCGTCTGACTGAATCGGGAGCGTTTGAGCTTCTTCTGCTCTTCCTCGAACAAATGATATTTATCCGACAGCGATTTAATAGCCCCCTCCAGATTCCCTTTTTCCTCTCTAAAGACAGACTCTTTGATTTCATCGGAAATGGCAGTCCGCAGCAGCAAGGACATACTGTTAAATACACTTTGAATTTGATTGATAAACTGTCTTTTCGGTTTCGGTGGAAACACAGCAATATTAATGACAAATGCAGAAACAATCCCGATTAAAGTAAGCACAAAACGGGTTACAGCAAATTTCCAGTCGTCCGAAGCTTCCATGACCGAAACAACGGTAACCAGTGTGAGTCCTACCGTATCCGCCATATTTAATTTTAGACATATCATAAGGACCAGCACGCATACCAACCCGACCGCAATCGGCTCATTCGAAAATACCATTCCGCCCAGCAGCGCCATAATTGCACCTAGTGTGCTTGTTTGGAGTTGATCCAGAAAATAACGCCACGACCTGTATATTGACGGCTGCATGGCAAAAATAGCGGCTATCGCTGCCCCCACAGGCGAATGGGTGTTCAAAAGCATGCTCAGAAAAAGGGCGAGCGTCACCGCGATTCCCGTTTTTAACACCCGTGCTCCAAAAGCCAAAGCCATCCCTCCTGCTTACCCTTCAAATTTATTCATACCGAATTACTATA
This DNA window, taken from Paenibacillus kribbensis, encodes the following:
- a CDS encoding FUSC family protein, whose translation is MALAFGARVLKTGIAVTLALFLSMLLNTHSPVGAAIAAIFAMQPSIYRSWRYFLDQLQTSTLGAIMALLGGMVFSNEPIAVGLVCVLVLMICLKLNMADTVGLTLVTVVSVMEASDDWKFAVTRFVLTLIGIVSAFVINIAVFPPKPKRQFINQIQSVFNSMSLLLRTAISDEIKESVFREEKGNLEGAIKSLSDKYHLFEEEQKKLKRSRFSQTRQMVVYKQMLESLHKGYEVLDAVERHYFQSLRPEGTDAFFDGHLEQLIRFHEHALLKFENKLKPNEDESEMFQQANSEFMKHAITRFDHCQEGMLRLSIVAAAMYDYGHQLERLSRLADHIHPVEESR
- the helD gene encoding RNA polymerase recycling motor HelD, which translates into the protein MATDQQWNEQQWNEEQRRVEDVTAVISGRIRKLETEVGSVRGDVVDMRKDFWDEVTINFSEADDVGETSTSLRQQSEILSERERRHKHSTEALGRLKKLLESPYFARIDFAEQGQAAERVYLGIASLLDHQDEEFLIYDWRAPISNLYYDHMPGPASYKTPAGEMEGELTLKRQFSIRDGQIRFMFDTGVTIGDELLQAVLSRSSDAQMKSIVATIQKEQNRIIRNDRSRMLIVQGAAGSGKTSAALQRVAYLLYKYRDHLRADQVVLFSPNPMFNSYVSTVLPELGEENMLQATFQEYLERRLGREFQLEDPFVQLEYVLSASSQPGYEARMEGIRFKSSKTFLRVITRYKAYLEQEGMHFKPVRFQGREVISVEQMARKFYEFDPAVRLANRLELLRDWMLKELARFGKEECSAPWVDQQMDVMEPEDYQRAYNRMRRKSKNKGDTFDDFTREREILARMVVSDRLKPLRKWIKALRFVDTTRLYGELFVNESLLSQLADHAELPDSWSEISRQTLERIQAGELAYEDVTPFLYLRELMLGFRSNSNIRHVFIDEAQDYSPFQLAFFKRLFPQAKMTALGDFNQAIYAHASVLQDAEPLYDLYGAEQTEMISLTRSYRSTQEIVEFTRGMVAGGEHIIPFNRKGEKPRVTEVYSREQLHQRIAGNITHLLAEGYESIAVICKNADESAAAHVALEGRLPVKPKLIKKTTPAFEKGIHIIPAYLAKGVEFDAVLIYDGSAEQYRRESERKLFYTACTRAMHLLHVYTLGEITPFVSSQASNTYRYTLEEEK